The following is a genomic window from Cryptococcus neoformans var. neoformans B-3501A chromosome 12, whole genome shotgun sequence.
GGATCTGGTCATGGGCGTGGCGCTGGACGGCATGGCGGCCCCTCTCGGTGTCTGTGAGTACTTCTTCCGTCGCTGTGACCGCGGCTGCTGACCGTCCGCCAGTTGGGCCGCCCGCGCTCGCCCACTCGCTCAACCCCCTGTACCAGGCTGCGCCGTCTCCCTTCCCCAACCTCCGCAAAGAGTCTCGAGAAGCGGACGatcaggaagaagggatgggcCTTGGTTTTACCAGTATGCCCGTCGCCGTCCTCGGCGGCGGAGGTCTGCCCATGCCCCAGATGGGCCACATGGGCcagcaagaggaagacttTGTCGCCGGGCGCGCCAACGAAGAATGgatcgccttcttctcccgcATCATCAATGCCGAGACAGCCGAGGCCGGCAAGAAGCGGATCGTTGTGCTGGAATCCCCGCTCGCCATGTCGAAAACGTTCCCCGTTTGGTGGCCATCGCTTGTCGAAGCCGTGCAAAGACGGAGACGAGGTCTGATCACCCCtggcaggaagaagatgattcCCAAAAACGGAAGCGCTGAACCCTCCCTCGTCCACCCTACATCCATTGTTCTCCAATGTACACCTTcgcccctcctcccccacACGTCGCCGTCGATGTTTGCCCCCaccgagaaggaggaccACGAGCTTGCCGCCGAGGAGCATGTTGAAGACGTGgacgagcaagaagaggcgaCACACGCAGCCATCTCTGCATTGGAAGACAAGTTTAGGAGCATGGGCTTCAATGTCCATCATCACGTAGAGGTGGTGAAGCCCAGGTCTGGAGCCAAGCTATGGTGGGGGAACGAAGAGAGTGATCCTGCgggcagaagagaaggtgatCAGTCTCGGCTGAAAGCGATTCTTGGAAAAGGGCAAGTTTTTCTCCTACATTCGTTGAGAGTTCCATCTGACTCTTGTTATACAGCCTGTCCTCGGTCCTTCCGCCTTTTGATGGCCAATCAAGTGACTCTGGCAACCAGTCCCGTAACCCTCTTCAGCGCCTCCTCATGAGCCGGATGGGCCATGTCAATCGCTCAGAACAAAACGAGTCCAGTGGTGCTCCATTGGTGTGGAAAGCTTTCCCCATCGTGCCTCTGCATCGCAACTTTGACGCCGAAAAGGAGTCACGCACACTCCGTCGGAGAATTTATTCCGCTGCGTTGATTACCCGCGCCGTCTATCAGCTCGGCGGTGAACTTCAAGACCCACTTGAAATCCTAAAATTGAGCGAATCGACCGGCAGACCGTTGACACGCAAAACGGGTCCGAGCAGTGTGAGCAAAGGCTGGGGCAACGCGGTGGTATCATGGTCAGATGCTTTACATATCGCGAGTATTGCCGTTGGCCGAGCTGTGCAGAATGGGCAGGTGGATGGAGGCGGGGCGACAGTTCATTGGGCGGACATTATCGCAGCAAGACAAGCTGCCGTTGAGGAAAAGACGATGACCGCGGATCAGATATCAAAACACATCCCAGCCGCGCTCAAGAGGGACGGCGCCGGCCCGGCGGCCAAGGgggcgaagaaggaggaagccCAGCAGGTTGTAGACCCCGTGGTGGAGAATCTTCGGAAAGACAAGAAACTTTCGCAGCACGAAAAGCGGCTGCTAAACTGTATCGTTGACCCTTCCAAACTCGCATCCACCACCTTTCGAGACGTCCATCTTCCCGAAAAGACGATTGATGGTATCCGGTCCATGATCTCGCTTCCCCTGCTGTTCCCAGAAGCTTTCCGGGGCGGTGTGCTGAAAGATCATGCCACCACTGGCGCTTTGCTCTTTGGTCCTCCCGGTACGGGTAAAACCCTCCTTGCGAGAGCAGTGGCGGCCGAAAGCGGAGCGAGGATGCTCGCCATCCAGCCAAGCGATGTGAATGATATGTATGTcggagaaggcgaaaaACTGTAAGTCGTACACCCCCCCCCTGACCTTGTATTTACGTCGTTTGTTGGCTAGTGTCAAAGCGGTCTTTTCCCTCGCTCGTCGCCTCTCGCCCTGTGTCGTGTTCTTGGACGAAGTCGATGCGCTCTTTGGAGCCCGTATATCCCGCGGATCGTCTGGAAGCATGTCACATAACCTCATTCTCACCGAGTTCATGCAGGAAATGGACGGTCTGAGCTCGGCGATCGCCAATAAGGATAAGAGGGTGGTCGTCATCGGCGCGACCAACAGACCATTCGATCTGGATGACGCTGTCATGAGAAGATTACCGAGGAGGTTACTCGTAGACCTTCCCGGTGTAGAGGATAGAAAAGGTGTGTGCAAATCTTGTAACATCGCACATGCCATTAGATAAACCACTGacccccttttttttttcccgAAGCGATCCTCGAAATTCTGCTGAGAGGAGAGCAGCTGGGTGAAGATGTTCATCTTGATCAGATAGCCAAGGAAACGGATGGGTTCTCTGGTTCAGACTTGAAGCgtatgtctttttttttctagTTTCTCGGATTGTGTATTGATCAAATGTTTCCTCCAGATTTGTGCGTCAGCGCCGCCCTTTCAGCAGTCAAGGATACCGTCAGCGTCCCTTGGCGCCACctttcaccttcatccgtggtctcttcatctttgggATCTGAAGAACGGCCGCGAACACCTTTACCTGGCGGtgacggaagaggaagaggtggtggtggtggtggtctTGGGAATGAAGTTTTGGTCATGGCCCCCACAgagggcggcggcggcggaggcggcggtaggaagaaggtgagggtgaagaaggaaaaggcgtCGGCTACTGCCTCGTATGGAGAAGAATCCATCTCGTCTGCCGCGCGTGAAGAGTCTGAAAGCCCtgatgaagagcaagagcagTTGGGTGTCGGTGAAGTGCCCGAgcaagttgaagaagagcagctGTTGAGTGCCGACCGCACGCGTGACGCCTCGCCTAGTGAAGACGCCCCGGAACCTGCAAAGCCACCACCCATTGAGGAGGAACAGACCGTACCAAAGCGTGTATTGATGCACAAGCATTTCAAGACCGCCCTCGAGGAAATTCGGCCGTCTGCATCAGAAGAGGGCAGTTTGCCCGAGTTGCGGAAATGGGCAGAGCAATTCGGCGAGGGCGGtaagaggagagggaagaagagtgggtTTGGCAAAGGTTTTGGTTTTTCAGATGAGCCGGTGCGAGATAGGGATACGGGATACGGAAAGGTTAGGCAAGATGATTAGATTAAGGGGGCGGAGACCCAATGTTACAGCATCACATTTCATTTTACAATGTTCGCATGATGCATTTGCTGCATAGAATACGTTTTTGTTTTGCTTCTAGCCTCTATTATTGTCCATCATTATAATCTACTTTTCAACTTGTCAACGTCATTTTGCAAGGCGTCCAGCCTTTGCTCTCGTTTCTCAATCAACTTTTCGAGCCCTTCAGAAGCTGCTAGGGGTTTTGCAAGTACTTGCGTTTGAAGGACGGTGTCCAAACGAGTCTACCAAGACCAATCAGTAAACACACACACACCCAAATAAAAACGGCTCTGCACGTACTTCCAAATCGCCCTTCAACATCCCAGTCACCCTATTCCAGTCCCTCCAGAACTTTCTCTGTGCCCCCGTCCAAAATTTCTGGCCCAGTGCCAAAGATCCGACAATACTCAGCAGCCCAAGACCACCAGCTGTTCCGGCCGAAAGGATTTCTATCGGGGGCACATACGCAGCCCAGCTCAAGCTAGCACCTAATAACGCCGTTGAATAAGTCGTCAGCAGGGCCCTTTGGGCTGAAAGCTGCAAACGCGGGATAGACTGGGTAACAAGTTGGTTTCGTCGGGTGAGTATGGGTGAAAGGAGAGTGGTGGGTGTTAAAGGTGGGATGGAGAGTGAGAGCGTGGAGAGGTGATTGGCAAGGAGAGGGGAAGTGAATGGATGAGGGTGCGGGGAGGATTGAGTCGGTGAAGTGCTGGTATGTGATAGTTGGCGAATAATCTCGTCGGAAGACGACGACAGGGAAGATTGGAGGTGTGATAATTGACCGGATTCAAAGACCATCTGGGCGCCCAACGTTTAGCCATCAGCTGGAGCCAGAAGGATATGTAATGATGCGACTCACCTGTCGTTCCAGATCAACAGCAAATCGGCTACCGACAAATCCTCCCAATTCCAACGCAACATCATCTACCCTCAATCTACCCAAGAGCCCCAACCAGCTCAGCCTCCCTTGGAAACTAGTCTCAATTTGACGTTTGATCTTTTCCATTTCATATTTGACTTCGCCTTCCACCAAAGCACCGTCTACTCCTCTTGTCGCGACACTCATGTGCTTGGCTTTGGCTGCACCTTCATGAGCGGCACGACGAAGTTTAGAAACGGTATGGCTTGCAGCACGCGCAACGTCCCTGTCAGAAAGGATAACGTTGGAAATGTGCATAAGAGCGAGGCTCGCGACCTGTTTAGCTGTTGAGAGCTGCGGCGAGGCGCGGTTGGACAAGGTTTGATGAAGGGTTGATTGCAAGGGGCCTACATGAGACTGAATAAACTCGCGCTGGAATACTTCAAAAGCTTCAGCCTTTGTTTCCGATGACGCAGCCTTGCTCAGTCCGCTGGAAAGCGCCTCAAGAGCCATTAGTGCCTTTTCAGCTTGGACAAAGGAAACCTTGAGGGCTGCTGGATCATAGTGGACGTCATCTAAAGGCTCAATTGTGATCTGTTTCAATTGCTCGCGCAGTGTGTGTTCGATGGAAGATTGTGAAACACCAGAAGGTAAATGTCCATTCACGACAAAGTGGATGGGGGAACgagcgagaagatgaggcaGGATGGGCGAGAGTTGAGGAGTAGATGTGAGTCGGATCGGATCAAGGACAACAACCAGGGCATCAGTCGAGAGAAGAGTTGAAATGACCGGTTCCGTCTCAAGGTTTCGAACTATAGATTCTTAGCTAATACTCATAGCTGGATAAAATAAACCCACTGTTGACTTCGACAACATCGTACCCCGTAGCTTGAAGCCATGAAGAGGACAGAGACAATGACTGCGGTTCGCGGTTGAGTCGCTCACCTTGACTAACATATTATGAGTTGTAGAATTCCTTATCAAACACAATCCACACACCTGATTTCAAAAACATCAATGTTTGCATCCTGATGTCTGCTGACGAGTGCTTGTCTGGTGGTGGCCGAGTCTGCCAGAGGATCTTGAAGGAGAGCTGAGACAACATCTCGGGGAGCAGCAGCGGTATCGCCAACCACTTGATTGCATGTGTCAGCCATTACAGATAACCAAAAAGAAATATGATCGCTCACCTGCTATTCTTCCCCTGCGCTTGACAGCCAAATCCTCCATGGACCTCTTGACTCTCTTCGCCCATGagccatctcctccaattTCGTTTTCCAACAGGACAATGAGCTCCTGAAGTACAGGAAGAATGGTTGTGGCTCCCTCTACCGGCGTTGCTCTCTTCGAGGCTGCGATGACCGGTACCGGATCCGCGTCAGGCCTTGCAGTTACAGTGGAGGCATAAGTTCTTGCTGGTAATAGAAAGGCTAGCCTGTAAAGTGGCCGTTGTGTGCGATGGGCGGCTGCTATGAGTGTCCGCCTGCGTGTTGATGATCTTACCACAAAAGCTGCGTGGCTTGCGAGGGACATGGCTTCCGCGTGGAAATATATGAGTAGAGCTACTTCTTGGCTACCTCACTACTAATCTCggggggaaagaggagagtgaaATATTATGTAATAACTGATTTACGTAAGTGTATGTACGCGTCTGGTGTCTGACGCCTGGCGCAACAAGTCAACAAGCACAAATAATAAAGACAGTCGCTGACTTCTACCCACTATATCT
Proteins encoded in this region:
- a CDS encoding hypothetical protein (Match to ESTs gb|CF194708.1|CF194708, gb|CF194686.1|CF194686, gb|CF194685.1|CF194685; HMMPfam hit to AAA, ATPase family associated with various cellular activities (AAA), score: 242.7, E(): 6.5e-70), giving the protein MRRVSAPPLRQRLLPPRRLLSRSPAPARTLQTTSAIAFPRSPTPRRTFAAASSPSQPPPPSPPPPPDAPPAATGRDLLSYATAVVPPSPPASAIPPDLQPALTHLATGFLPRNQHLAPDPATSPFTHVISFPPGAHGRAQTDPAREEEDSEPAPENVIALASPFEGGDVYVQEAVQALANEMEADVVRLDLVMGVALDGMAAPLGVFGPPALAHSLNPLYQAAPSPFPNLRKESREADDQEEGMGLGFTSMPVAVLGGGGLPMPQMGHMGQQEEDFVAGRANEEWIAFFSRIINAETAEAGKKRIVVLESPLAMSKTFPVWWPSLVEAVQRRRRGLITPGRKKMIPKNGSAEPSLVHPTSIVLQCTPSPLLPHTSPSMFAPTEKEDHELAAEEHVEDVDEQEEATHAAISALEDKFRSMGFNVHHHVEVVKPRSGAKLWWGNEESDPAGRREGDQSRLKAILGKGLSSVLPPFDGQSSDSGNQSRNPLQRLLMSRMGHVNRSEQNESSGAPLVWKAFPIVPLHRNFDAEKESRTLRRRIYSAALITRAVYQLGGELQDPLEILKLSESTGRPLTRKTGPSSVSKGWGNAVVSWSDALHIASIAVGRAVQNGQVDGGGATVHWADIIAARQAAVEEKTMTADQISKHIPAALKRDGAGPAAKGAKKEEAQQVVDPVVENLRKDKKLSQHEKRLLNCIVDPSKLASTTFRDVHLPEKTIDGIRSMISLPLLFPEAFRGGVLKDHATTGALLFGPPGTGKTLLARAVAAESGARMLAIQPSDVNDMYVGEGEKLVKAVFSLARRLSPCVVFLDEVDALFGARISRGSSGSMSHNLILTEFMQEMDGLSSAIANKDKRVVVIGATNRPFDLDDAVMRRLPRRLLVDLPGVEDRKAILEILLRGEQLGEDVHLDQIAKETDGFSGSDLKHLCVSAALSAVKDTVSVPWRHLSPSSVVSSSLGSEERPRTPLPGGDGRGRGGGGGGLGNEVLVMAPTEGGGGGGGGRKKVRVKKEKASATASYGEESISSAAREESESPDEEQEQLGVGEVPEQVEEEQLLSADRTRDASPSEDAPEPAKPPPIEEEQTVPKRVLMHKHFKTALEEIRPSASEEGSLPELRKWAEQFGEGGKRRGKKSGFGKGFGFSDEPVRDRDTGYGKVRQDD